A single Henriciella sp. AS95 DNA region contains:
- a CDS encoding glycoside hydrolase family 3 N-terminal domain-containing protein has translation MSRIESAVKQRSSLTHNRLFRNASLMALFVALASCQSVPEKQITDTPDETAETTETPDASQTANASPSDIHPELWPSIETPPLDPAIEARIDEILPQLTLEQKVGQVIQADSGSVTPEEVKQYRLGSVLSGGNSAPGDKPYADAATWLAAADAYYNASIDPEGVEIAIPVIWGIDAVHGHANLLGATVFPHNVGLGATHNPELIGEIASATAQELNISGHDWTFAPTLAVPQNDRWGRTYEGFSEAPSIVASYSAEIVNGLQGKTGAEDFMDNTHVISSAKHYLADGGTENGIDQGDALISEAELRDIHAAGYAPAVESGVLSVMASFSAWQGVRMHGNKDLLTDVLKDRMNFNGFVVGDWNGHALIKGCTATDCPQALNAGLDMYMAPDSWRGLYESTLEHVKSGVIPMDRLDDAVRRILRVKLAAGTFEKGAPSTRPLAGDLSQLGSADHRALARQAVRESLVLLKNNDGVLPLDTNQTVLVVGPGADSIAKASGGWTLSWQGAGHSNDEFPGGQSILSGITNAVSEAGGDVIFSPDASADVDADVVIAIYGEDPYAEFRGDLPNVDFMPNDFDPEALSRFRDAGTPVVSVFLSGRPLWTNPEINISDAFVAAWLPGSEGGGVADILFQTDPNFDFTGRLSYSWPKLASQNELNAGKEPYDPLFPLGYGLSYDDDGTVGPLSEDSGIDESERGDKGVFLTNGAASVPWGLMINGTQVDAFPFTLENVEVSSIDHTAQEDALQIGWSGPGVFAIGSYGQDFSRESNGALELAFNAVSRGGPASLEVGMGCDAGEGNDEDCAAFLPVELTSEWQEIRLSLSCFADRGVNMESLDRPLILMGTPGQTVGISEVRLATDTNGRIDCGS, from the coding sequence ATGTCTCGTATTGAATCGGCCGTAAAGCAGCGGTCATCCCTCACTCACAATCGCCTGTTCCGCAACGCTTCGCTGATGGCCCTGTTTGTTGCCCTGGCGAGCTGCCAGTCGGTGCCGGAAAAGCAGATCACCGATACACCGGACGAAACGGCGGAAACCACCGAAACGCCTGACGCCAGCCAGACAGCAAATGCCTCACCGTCCGACATCCATCCCGAACTCTGGCCTTCCATAGAGACGCCGCCGCTCGACCCGGCCATTGAAGCGCGAATCGACGAGATCCTGCCGCAACTCACCCTTGAACAGAAGGTCGGCCAGGTCATTCAGGCCGACAGCGGCTCCGTCACGCCGGAAGAGGTCAAGCAATACCGGCTGGGGTCGGTCTTGAGCGGCGGTAATTCCGCGCCGGGCGACAAGCCTTATGCCGACGCCGCCACATGGCTCGCGGCTGCCGACGCATACTATAATGCATCGATCGACCCTGAAGGCGTGGAGATCGCGATCCCGGTTATCTGGGGCATCGACGCCGTCCACGGCCATGCGAATCTTCTCGGCGCGACCGTCTTCCCGCACAATGTCGGCCTCGGCGCGACGCACAATCCGGAGCTGATTGGCGAGATCGCGTCGGCCACCGCTCAGGAACTCAACATCTCCGGTCATGACTGGACCTTCGCGCCGACCCTCGCAGTCCCGCAAAATGACCGCTGGGGCCGCACCTATGAAGGCTTTTCCGAAGCCCCGTCCATCGTCGCTTCTTATTCCGCTGAAATCGTCAACGGCCTGCAAGGCAAGACCGGCGCCGAAGACTTCATGGACAACACGCACGTCATCTCCAGTGCCAAGCACTATCTCGCCGATGGCGGCACGGAGAATGGCATCGATCAGGGTGACGCGCTGATCAGCGAAGCGGAGCTGCGCGACATTCATGCCGCTGGCTACGCCCCCGCCGTCGAATCGGGCGTCCTGTCCGTCATGGCGTCCTTCTCTGCCTGGCAGGGTGTGCGCATGCACGGCAATAAGGACCTGCTGACCGACGTCCTGAAAGACCGGATGAATTTCAACGGCTTCGTTGTGGGAGACTGGAACGGGCACGCGCTGATCAAAGGCTGCACAGCCACTGACTGCCCGCAGGCACTCAATGCCGGGCTCGACATGTACATGGCGCCCGACAGCTGGCGCGGCCTTTATGAGTCCACACTGGAACACGTCAAATCCGGCGTCATCCCGATGGACCGGCTGGATGACGCGGTGCGCCGCATCCTGCGCGTAAAGCTCGCCGCAGGCACCTTTGAGAAAGGCGCACCCAGCACACGTCCGCTCGCCGGCGATCTGTCCCAGCTCGGATCAGCGGACCACCGCGCCCTCGCCCGCCAGGCTGTGCGCGAATCGCTGGTGCTCCTGAAAAACAATGACGGCGTCCTGCCGCTCGATACGAATCAGACCGTGCTTGTCGTCGGCCCCGGCGCCGATTCGATTGCGAAAGCCTCCGGCGGCTGGACCCTGTCCTGGCAGGGCGCGGGCCATTCCAATGATGAATTCCCAGGCGGCCAATCGATCCTGAGCGGCATCACAAATGCTGTTTCCGAGGCGGGCGGCGACGTCATTTTCAGCCCGGACGCCTCCGCAGACGTCGATGCCGATGTCGTCATCGCCATTTACGGCGAAGATCCTTATGCCGAGTTTCGCGGTGATCTTCCCAATGTTGACTTCATGCCAAATGATTTCGACCCGGAGGCCCTGTCCCGGTTCCGCGACGCTGGGACGCCCGTCGTCTCGGTTTTCCTGTCGGGTCGCCCGCTATGGACGAACCCCGAAATCAATATTTCGGACGCCTTCGTTGCGGCCTGGTTGCCCGGCAGCGAAGGCGGCGGCGTCGCTGACATCCTCTTCCAGACGGATCCGAACTTCGATTTCACCGGCCGTTTGTCATACTCATGGCCGAAGCTGGCTTCGCAAAATGAACTCAATGCCGGCAAAGAGCCCTACGACCCGCTTTTCCCGCTCGGCTACGGTCTCTCTTATGATGATGACGGAACTGTTGGCCCACTCAGCGAAGACTCAGGCATCGATGAAAGCGAACGCGGCGACAAAGGCGTTTTCCTGACAAATGGCGCAGCGTCGGTCCCATGGGGCCTGATGATCAATGGCACTCAGGTCGACGCCTTCCCGTTTACGCTTGAAAACGTTGAGGTGTCCTCCATCGATCACACCGCGCAGGAAGACGCCCTGCAAATCGGCTGGTCCGGGCCCGGTGTCTTCGCCATCGGATCCTATGGACAGGACTTCTCACGCGAATCCAATGGCGCGCTCGAACTTGCATTCAACGCCGTCTCACGCGGCGGCCCAGCCTCGCTCGAGGTCGGCATGGGCTGCGATGCTGGCGAAGGAAATGATGAAGACTGCGCCGCCTTCCTGCCCGTTGAGCTGACCTCTGAATGGCAGGAAATCCGCCTGTCGCTCAGCTGTTTCGCGGACCGGGGCGTCAATATGGAATCGCTCGACCGTCCGCTCATCCTGATGGGCACGCCCGGACAAACCGTCGGCATCTCGGAAGTGCGCCTCGCGACAGACACGAACGGGCGCATCGACTGCGGCAGCTAG
- a CDS encoding TonB-dependent receptor: MRGVSVFSLSAAALAGVAVAQDSSDEDEARQDTVVVTGIRQSLKDSMDYKRDAQGVVDAINAEDIGKFPSTNLAESLQRIPGVSINRVNGEGSQITVRGFGPNFNAVTLNGRTMPTADAPLVGLGNNVPSGTGRSFDFADLAADGIQALEVYKTGRADIASGGIGATVNIVTLRPLERDGFEATIGGKAMMDTSVDTGDDITPEISGLMNWTSPDRRFGVGVFGSYSRRDSAAPSATSAQWNSIPYSQFLATDGSNANIVNAPDDPNTLITTPFDSRYHFSEFSRERTNGQIVAQFEPTDAIRMTADYTFAVNESEEQRYDISNWFGRSFTDVIFDNSPVPTTVFLSEPVDNRSQAMQQQRRDVKDKLNSYGFNLEYDVNDSLTLAFDAHSSKAEVLPNGPMGFSEINVGVEMFATPDAGTLSHGVNYGPDVPIMQIIVDNTAAVSGLTEDELARRAVDPAQAGSSIANQLLQLTQENEVEQFDLRATWELDSSSEIVFGGNYRTQSNYSEQNQFQQVMGNWGGENRGDIEQYAPGALQVYCMSCRFDAPIGGVTLAGQPVNNKVYGLRGDAGAIFAALSPVYGSPDGYDGIPNSGDEGRTLTRNTNNVDSIEEDVMAVYAQFSTEFDIANRPADLSVGIRYEETDVTSSTSSLPTTGIVWQGNQDFIRLVAADANGFSQSASYDNFLPNIDLAVDITDNVRARASYSKTLARAAYNNLFVSGTVGTPNAPTFLGGNVSASSGNPALLPLESENFDVSFEWYYDTDSYLSVGLFEKRVSNFIGEENVSQNLFGVTDVTSGAAGTRSGDAIELLNELGAVINQDNFFAATALIDANGIAAARTELSGLLQPDGTLTSGDYGDIETTYDVSPDGTDPLLLFSVAQPINNQDAKINGLEIQGQHFFGDTGFGVAGSYTIVDGDVGFDNTSAEASQFALVGLSDTANVTLIYENYGFSSRLAYNWRDEFLTNANDGSATFDPVYVEAYSQLDASVSYAVNDHFTLTFEAINLTEEDTRTFQRSTRAMQFYQENAARYYFGGRYKF; the protein is encoded by the coding sequence ATGCGTGGTGTTTCAGTCTTTTCACTGTCGGCGGCCGCGCTTGCCGGCGTAGCAGTCGCGCAAGATTCGTCGGATGAAGACGAAGCGCGCCAGGACACGGTTGTCGTCACCGGCATCCGTCAGTCGCTGAAAGATTCGATGGATTACAAGCGCGACGCGCAAGGCGTTGTCGACGCGATCAACGCCGAGGATATCGGCAAGTTTCCAAGCACAAACCTCGCAGAATCGCTGCAGCGCATTCCGGGTGTCTCGATCAACCGTGTGAACGGCGAAGGCTCCCAGATTACGGTTCGTGGTTTTGGCCCGAACTTCAACGCCGTCACGCTCAATGGTCGTACCATGCCGACCGCTGACGCGCCGCTTGTCGGCCTCGGCAATAATGTCCCGAGCGGCACCGGCCGCTCATTCGACTTTGCGGATCTTGCCGCTGACGGCATCCAGGCGCTTGAAGTCTACAAGACCGGCCGGGCAGATATTGCCTCTGGCGGCATCGGCGCAACGGTGAATATCGTGACCCTTCGCCCGCTTGAGCGCGATGGTTTCGAAGCCACGATTGGTGGCAAAGCCATGATGGATACGTCCGTCGATACGGGTGATGACATCACGCCGGAAATCAGCGGCCTGATGAACTGGACAAGTCCGGACAGGCGGTTTGGTGTCGGCGTTTTCGGTAGCTATTCGCGCCGTGACAGCGCTGCGCCGTCAGCGACCTCAGCACAATGGAATTCCATTCCATACAGCCAGTTCCTCGCGACCGATGGTTCCAACGCCAACATCGTGAATGCGCCGGACGATCCGAACACGCTAATCACGACGCCGTTTGACAGCCGCTATCACTTCTCCGAATTCAGTCGTGAGCGGACGAATGGCCAGATCGTTGCTCAATTTGAGCCGACTGACGCCATTCGCATGACGGCTGACTACACCTTCGCTGTGAACGAGTCCGAAGAGCAGCGCTACGATATCTCGAACTGGTTTGGCCGTTCGTTCACCGATGTGATTTTCGATAACAGCCCGGTCCCAACGACCGTCTTCCTGTCGGAGCCTGTAGATAATCGTTCCCAAGCCATGCAGCAGCAGCGCCGGGACGTGAAAGACAAGCTGAACTCTTATGGGTTCAACCTCGAATATGACGTCAATGACTCGCTGACGCTCGCCTTTGATGCGCATTCATCCAAGGCGGAAGTGTTGCCGAACGGTCCGATGGGCTTCTCGGAGATCAATGTTGGCGTCGAGATGTTCGCCACGCCGGATGCCGGCACGCTGTCTCACGGTGTGAATTACGGCCCTGATGTTCCGATCATGCAGATCATCGTGGACAATACGGCGGCAGTCTCAGGCCTCACTGAAGATGAGCTTGCGCGCCGTGCTGTCGATCCGGCACAGGCTGGCTCCTCCATCGCTAACCAACTGCTTCAGCTTACGCAGGAAAACGAGGTCGAACAGTTCGACCTTCGCGCAACCTGGGAGCTGGATTCGTCTTCGGAGATTGTGTTCGGTGGTAATTACCGCACGCAGTCCAATTACTCCGAGCAGAACCAGTTCCAGCAGGTCATGGGTAACTGGGGCGGTGAGAACCGCGGTGACATCGAGCAGTACGCGCCCGGCGCCCTGCAGGTGTACTGCATGTCCTGCCGCTTCGACGCACCGATTGGCGGGGTGACCCTTGCCGGTCAGCCGGTCAACAACAAGGTGTACGGCCTTCGCGGCGACGCAGGCGCGATCTTCGCTGCGCTCAGCCCGGTCTATGGCAGCCCGGACGGTTATGACGGTATCCCGAACTCCGGTGATGAAGGCCGCACGCTGACCCGCAACACCAACAATGTCGACTCGATTGAGGAAGACGTGATGGCGGTCTATGCGCAGTTCAGCACGGAGTTCGACATTGCAAATCGTCCGGCGGATCTGTCGGTGGGTATTCGATATGAAGAAACGGACGTCACATCCAGCACCTCGTCGCTTCCGACGACGGGTATTGTCTGGCAAGGCAACCAGGACTTCATCCGCCTTGTCGCCGCTGACGCAAATGGCTTCTCTCAGTCAGCCTCCTACGACAACTTCCTGCCGAATATCGACCTCGCCGTCGATATCACTGACAATGTCAGAGCGCGGGCGTCCTATTCGAAGACGCTGGCACGGGCCGCCTACAACAACCTCTTCGTAAGCGGCACGGTCGGAACACCGAACGCACCGACCTTCCTGGGCGGTAATGTGTCGGCCTCGAGCGGCAACCCGGCGCTGTTGCCACTGGAATCGGAGAACTTCGATGTCTCCTTCGAGTGGTATTACGACACCGATAGCTATCTCTCCGTCGGCCTGTTCGAGAAACGGGTGAGCAACTTCATCGGTGAAGAGAACGTCTCGCAAAACCTGTTCGGCGTGACGGATGTGACGTCTGGTGCCGCCGGGACGCGTTCGGGTGATGCCATCGAGCTGCTCAATGAGCTTGGCGCTGTCATCAACCAGGACAACTTCTTTGCCGCGACGGCCCTCATCGATGCGAACGGCATTGCTGCGGCCCGCACCGAGCTCAGCGGCCTGCTGCAGCCCGATGGCACCCTGACTTCGGGTGACTACGGCGATATCGAGACCACTTATGATGTGTCGCCTGATGGCACCGATCCGTTGCTCCTGTTCAGTGTGGCGCAGCCGATCAACAATCAGGACGCCAAGATCAATGGTCTCGAAATCCAGGGTCAGCACTTCTTCGGCGACACCGGCTTCGGTGTGGCGGGTAGCTACACGATCGTGGATGGTGATGTCGGGTTCGACAATACCTCTGCCGAAGCCTCACAGTTCGCCCTGGTCGGGCTCAGCGATACGGCAAACGTCACGCTGATCTATGAGAATTACGGTTTCTCGAGCCGCCTGGCTTATAACTGGCGCGACGAGTTCCTGACCAATGCCAATGATGGCAGCGCGACGTTCGACCCGGTCTATGTCGAAGCGTATTCACAGCTCGATGCGAGCGTGTCCTACGCGGTGAACGATCACTTCACGCTGACTTTTGAGGCGATCAACCTGACCGAGGAAGACACCAGAACCTTCCAGCGCAGTACGCGGGCAATGCAATTCTACCAGGAAAATGCCGCTCGCTACTACTTTGGTGGTCGCTACAAATTCTAA
- a CDS encoding gluconokinase, GntK/IdnK-type, with the protein MIETLVIIMGVSACGKSTVASRVAADLGWPFIEGDNHHPASNVAKMQSGQPLTDDDRTAWLDSILAEIARTDGPGLVLACSALTPYVQSTLRKADAASIRWIWLDLTQEEALQRMSQRDHFMPPALMASQFEALSPPDEAERFHATDPVESLVENICRTLV; encoded by the coding sequence ATGATCGAAACGCTTGTCATCATCATGGGCGTCTCAGCCTGCGGAAAGTCGACCGTCGCGAGCCGGGTCGCTGCCGACCTCGGTTGGCCCTTCATTGAAGGCGATAATCATCACCCGGCGTCGAATGTCGCCAAGATGCAGAGCGGCCAGCCGCTGACCGATGATGACCGGACCGCCTGGCTCGATTCAATTCTGGCGGAGATTGCCCGGACTGACGGCCCAGGCCTCGTCCTCGCCTGCTCTGCCTTGACGCCCTATGTGCAATCGACGCTGCGAAAGGCGGATGCCGCTTCAATCCGCTGGATATGGCTAGATCTCACTCAGGAGGAGGCACTCCAGCGTATGTCGCAGCGGGACCATTTCATGCCGCCGGCGCTCATGGCGAGCCAGTTTGAAGCCCTGTCCCCGCCAGACGAGGCTGAGCGGTTTCACGCCACCGATCCGGTCGAATCGCTGGTCGAAAATATCTGCCGAACGCTGGTTTGA
- a CDS encoding glycoside hydrolase family 3 N-terminal domain-containing protein — MTTDEKLGQLVQAAGGRSKNLNSRLTPEELDRVRRGAVGSYLHVAGAEPLAALQEVAVNEGPHGIPLLFAMDVVHGYRTIFPVPIAMASTWDPDDWQRAAAISADEATSAGLHWTFAPMVDIARDGRWGRVVEGAGSDPYLGSLMASAQVRGFQGEDLASNKTMLAATKHFGAYGAATGGRDYGAADISDRTLNEVYLPPFYAAAEAGSGSFMTAFNDVAGAPTTGNEALVDGVLRDRWGFDGMIVSDWNAIAELMNHGVAATRAEAGALALKAGIDMDMTSGIFGAELADAIAADPSLMADLDNAVGRILTTKERLGLFDDALAYNDASREAETLMSPEFRQASRDIAARTVVLLKNENAVLPLPVDGEQNIAVIGALADDQLTQLGSWRAQGHADDVVSILDGIYDAAPEGATVSYEPGADTKTANAEDIAAAADLAAASDIVLLVIGEDFDLSGEARSRSDISLPASQKQLADAVFAAGKPVIVLLVTGRPLAIPEIDEQAEAVLNTWMLGVEAGPAVADIVFGQKSPAGRLPIDFPRATGQSPITYSELPSGRPADADLSKDSNRYIDRPITPLYPFGHGLSYASFDYGTPTVSAANVAPDEAFTISVPVTNTSDRDAEEVVQLYMRDPVASVSRPKLELRGFERVFIPAGATSTVSFTLTPAQAAIYAGDGDWQIEPGDLIFSIGASSADLKGSVSVNVTGSASTRIPAAAIPTKVQVQ; from the coding sequence ATGACGACTGACGAAAAGCTCGGCCAACTGGTCCAGGCCGCAGGCGGGCGCAGCAAAAACCTCAACTCGCGCCTCACCCCCGAAGAACTGGACCGTGTCCGGCGCGGCGCGGTCGGCTCTTACCTTCATGTGGCCGGGGCAGAGCCCCTTGCCGCTCTGCAAGAGGTCGCCGTGAATGAAGGCCCACACGGCATCCCTCTTCTGTTCGCGATGGATGTCGTTCACGGCTATCGCACCATCTTTCCGGTGCCTATCGCCATGGCCAGCACCTGGGACCCTGATGACTGGCAGCGCGCGGCCGCCATATCGGCTGATGAAGCGACGTCTGCCGGGCTTCACTGGACCTTTGCGCCCATGGTCGACATCGCCCGCGACGGGCGCTGGGGCCGTGTGGTCGAGGGCGCAGGCTCGGACCCCTATCTCGGCAGCCTGATGGCCAGCGCGCAGGTGCGCGGCTTCCAGGGCGAAGACCTTGCTTCAAACAAGACCATGCTCGCCGCGACGAAGCATTTCGGTGCCTATGGCGCGGCCACGGGCGGGCGCGACTATGGCGCCGCCGACATTTCAGACCGCACGCTCAACGAGGTCTATCTGCCGCCTTTCTACGCCGCCGCTGAGGCAGGCTCGGGCAGCTTCATGACGGCATTCAACGATGTGGCAGGCGCTCCGACCACCGGCAATGAAGCCCTCGTCGACGGCGTGCTCCGCGATCGCTGGGGCTTTGACGGCATGATCGTATCGGACTGGAATGCCATTGCAGAGCTGATGAACCATGGCGTCGCGGCCACCCGCGCGGAGGCCGGCGCACTCGCCCTGAAAGCCGGTATCGATATGGACATGACCAGCGGCATTTTCGGCGCTGAGCTGGCCGATGCCATCGCGGCCGATCCATCGCTGATGGCAGACCTGGACAATGCCGTCGGGCGCATCCTGACAACCAAGGAACGGCTCGGCCTGTTCGATGACGCCCTCGCTTACAATGATGCGTCCCGCGAAGCCGAGACGCTGATGTCCCCCGAGTTTCGTCAAGCATCACGAGATATCGCCGCACGCACGGTCGTGCTCCTGAAAAACGAGAACGCAGTCCTCCCACTGCCAGTCGATGGCGAGCAAAACATTGCCGTCATCGGCGCTTTGGCTGACGACCAGCTGACGCAGCTCGGTTCATGGCGCGCGCAGGGCCATGCCGATGATGTCGTCTCCATCCTGGACGGGATTTATGACGCAGCCCCCGAAGGCGCCACGGTCAGCTATGAGCCCGGCGCCGACACCAAAACGGCCAACGCAGAGGACATTGCCGCCGCCGCAGATCTCGCCGCCGCGAGCGATATTGTTCTGCTCGTCATTGGTGAGGATTTCGACCTCTCCGGCGAAGCGCGGTCCCGGTCGGACATCTCTTTGCCAGCATCGCAAAAGCAGCTCGCCGATGCCGTCTTCGCAGCCGGCAAGCCGGTGATTGTGCTGCTTGTAACCGGCCGTCCCCTCGCAATCCCCGAAATTGATGAGCAGGCTGAAGCCGTTCTCAATACATGGATGCTCGGCGTAGAGGCCGGCCCGGCTGTCGCCGACATCGTGTTCGGACAAAAGTCGCCTGCCGGGCGCCTGCCCATCGACTTTCCACGCGCCACTGGCCAGTCGCCAATCACCTATAGCGAGCTGCCCAGCGGACGCCCGGCGGACGCAGATCTTTCCAAGGATTCCAATCGCTATATCGACCGGCCCATCACGCCGCTCTACCCCTTCGGCCACGGCCTCAGCTATGCGAGCTTCGACTACGGCACCCCGACGGTCTCCGCCGCCAATGTCGCCCCGGACGAGGCGTTCACGATCAGCGTCCCGGTCACAAATACCAGCGACCGCGACGCAGAAGAAGTTGTTCAGCTCTACATGCGCGACCCCGTCGCCAGCGTTTCCCGCCCCAAACTCGAGCTTCGTGGCTTTGAGCGCGTCTTCATTCCCGCCGGCGCGACCAGCACGGTCAGCTTCACCCTGACCCCTGCCCAGGCCGCCATCTATGCGGGCGACGGCGACTGGCAGATCGAGCCCGGCGACCTGATCTTCTCGATTGGGGCCTCATCGGCAGACCTCAAAGGATCGGTCAGCGTCAACGTCACCGGCAGCGCATCAACGCGCATTCCCGCCGCCGCCATTCCAACAAAGGTCCAGGTTCAATGA
- a CDS encoding sodium/sugar symporter — translation MALGTIDLFVVALYAIVLLGIALFVSREPAGETKDTEDYFLAGKALPWWAIGASLIAANISAEQIIGQSGQGFVVGLAIAAYEWQAALVLIIVAAFFLPIFLKRGIYTMPQFLETRFGASVKTIMAVFWIFLFTAVNLTTVLYGGALAIREVTGLGVFTGMCCLASFALLYSLYGGLKAVALTDIIQVVILIIGGFAITVIVLGLVGGDSGAIGGLSTLMDDLPGHFEMILSRDHPSYGNLPGIWTLLGGLWVLHFSYWGFNQYIIQRALGAESLTEARKGLAFAAILKFLIPLIVVIPGIAALWLAQNELQGLSESALSQNPDSTYGALMALMPMGIRGLIFAALIAAIVSSLASMMNSISTIFTMDVYRDYIVPDRTEQHYVIAGRVTAFVAMIIALSLAIPLLGGGTSIFQTIQEYTGFVAPGIVAVFLLGFFWKRTNTAGAFALLISSVVLSFLFYAAAASWGGGVASVLGPVFDPILGLASFTVRDMPFVVRIWFIFLLCLVIGVVVSLLTPPPSEDQPVDLSGISFATSTSFKISAAIVVAILVGLYALFW, via the coding sequence ATGGCTCTGGGAACCATCGACCTGTTTGTGGTCGCACTTTATGCGATCGTTCTGCTTGGGATCGCACTCTTCGTCTCGCGAGAACCGGCGGGCGAAACCAAGGATACCGAGGACTACTTCCTCGCCGGCAAGGCCCTGCCCTGGTGGGCCATCGGCGCCTCGCTGATTGCCGCCAACATCTCGGCCGAGCAGATCATCGGCCAGTCCGGCCAGGGCTTCGTCGTTGGCCTCGCCATTGCCGCCTATGAGTGGCAGGCCGCCCTCGTCCTGATCATTGTTGCGGCCTTCTTCCTGCCCATCTTCCTGAAGCGCGGCATCTACACCATGCCGCAATTCCTCGAGACCCGCTTCGGCGCGAGCGTGAAGACCATCATGGCGGTGTTCTGGATCTTCCTGTTCACAGCCGTGAACCTCACCACCGTCCTCTATGGCGGCGCGCTCGCCATTCGCGAAGTGACCGGCCTTGGCGTCTTCACAGGCATGTGCTGCCTCGCCAGTTTTGCCCTGCTCTATTCGCTCTATGGCGGTCTCAAGGCCGTGGCCCTGACCGACATTATCCAGGTCGTCATCCTGATCATCGGGGGCTTTGCGATTACCGTCATTGTCCTCGGCCTCGTCGGCGGAGACAGCGGCGCTATTGGCGGCCTCTCCACACTGATGGACGACTTGCCAGGTCATTTTGAAATGATCCTTTCGCGCGACCATCCCAGCTATGGAAACCTGCCCGGTATCTGGACGCTGCTTGGCGGTCTCTGGGTGCTTCACTTCTCCTATTGGGGGTTCAATCAGTACATCATCCAGCGCGCGCTCGGCGCAGAAAGCCTGACAGAAGCGCGCAAAGGTCTCGCCTTCGCCGCCATCCTTAAATTCCTGATCCCGCTGATCGTCGTGATCCCGGGCATCGCAGCGCTTTGGCTCGCCCAGAATGAACTTCAGGGCCTCAGTGAATCCGCCCTCTCACAGAATCCCGACAGCACCTATGGCGCCCTGATGGCCCTGATGCCGATGGGCATTCGAGGGCTCATCTTTGCCGCCCTGATTGCCGCGATCGTCTCATCGCTGGCGTCGATGATGAACTCCATCTCGACCATCTTCACCATGGATGTGTACCGTGACTACATCGTGCCTGATCGCACTGAGCAGCACTATGTCATTGCCGGCCGCGTGACCGCCTTCGTCGCCATGATCATCGCCCTCAGCCTTGCCATTCCGCTGCTCGGCGGCGGCACCAGCATCTTCCAGACCATCCAGGAATACACCGGCTTCGTGGCGCCTGGCATTGTGGCCGTGTTCCTTCTCGGCTTCTTCTGGAAGCGGACCAATACTGCCGGGGCGTTTGCGCTCCTGATCAGCTCGGTCGTCCTGTCCTTCCTGTTCTATGCGGCAGCGGCCTCATGGGGCGGCGGCGTGGCATCTGTTCTCGGCCCGGTCTTCGATCCGATCCTTGGCCTTGCCAGTTTCACCGTCCGGGACATGCCCTTCGTCGTGCGGATCTGGTTCATCTTCCTGCTCTGCCTGGTCATCGGCGTCGTCGTCTCGCTGCTGACGCCGCCACCAAGCGAAGACCAGCCCGTGGACCTCAGCGGTATCAGCTTCGCGACATCGACCAGCTTCAAGATCAGCGCGGCAATCGTCGTCGCGATCCTGGTCGGTCTCTACGCCCTCTTCTGGTAA